CGTTGGTTGATCATAATTTAAGTTTGTCTGAAAATTTTTATCAGTTACTTAATCAACAGCAACCGGGCTCCTGTTTATGGGTTATTGACGGTGGTAGGCACTTATCAGAAGAGTTTTTAATTGAGCTGGAGCTGCTAGCTAAAAATAGCCCAATCACTCTTTATATTATGATTGCCTCAGCTGCAAAGTTACCGGTTGAACATGCAGTTGAAATTCATCTTGAACGGCTTCCTCTTCATGAAAGTAAGCAGTTAATGGGGTGGTACTTTGAAAAGCTTCCTCACGATGAAGATCCTGTTTTCCAAGCTTTTTTAGCTGAAGCTAATGGTAATCCTAATTTATTGCTTGCATGGCAACAGGATGAGTACGTCGCAGATATCAAAGTTAAAGATAAAGTATCATGGCGTGTACATTTACTGGTACTTATGTTGCTCATTATGTTCTTAATTATAGGCTTGTTATATAAGTCAGATATGAGTGATTGGTGGCAAAAGCATTATGAGCAAGGCACCATTGAGGTTGATAGCACTGCTATTCCAGTGAGTCAGATCACAGCACCTTCTACTTTTGAGGACAATACAGCAAGTATTACTGATATATCAGCCGAAACAAGCGCCAAGCAGAGTGAGCAACCAAACGTTGAGCTGCAAAGTACAAACGATATACCTGCAATAATGCAAAGCTTAAGTGCTGGAAGTCAGGAAAATAATTCAACTAGCTCAAATAGCCTTCTAGAAGATGAGCCGGTTGAAGAGTTTGTAGAGGCGAGGCAAACAAGCACTGGAGCAGATGAATCACCAGTGCAGCTGCCCATTAACGAAGCTAGTGCGTGGTACTCTCAGCAAAATGATTCAAATACAGTTATTCAGTTGCTTGCAGTCACACAAAAACAAGTTGTAGATGATTTTATAGAGCAGTATGCACTTCAATTAACTGCGTACACCTATCAAACACAAAGAAACGGTAAAACATGGTGGGTTGTTACAACCGGCAGTTTTACAAGCATGAATGATGCACAGCAAGGTATGAAAAAACTACCTGCAAGTATCTTAAAAAATAAGCCGTTTTATAAAAAAATTAGTAAAATAAAACAAGAAATTGCACGAGTTGATCAGTAATATAAATCGCTTTAGTGTAAAATCGCGCAACACCAGATTGAAGTAAAGAACCAATGCAGCAAAAGAGTAGAGCCTTCCTTAAATGGGCTGGCGGAAAATACAGTCTCGTTGATGATATTAACGCGCGATTAAACCAAGCAAGTTCGCATGCTGATACCTTGGTTGAACCTTTTGTTGGTGCCGGTTCCGTTTTTCTCAATAGCGATTTTAAGCATTATATTCTTAACGATATTAATGCTGATTTAATCAACTTATATAAAGAACTAAGAAATTCACCCGATGAATTTATTAGTGATGCAAAAAAGCTATTCGTTGATTTAAATAACCACCCCGATGCGTACTACGAATACCGAGTTCAGTTTAATCAAAGCCGTGATGTATACGAGCGGTCAATGCTATTTTTATACATGAATCGGTTTGGTTACAACGGCTTATGCCGTTATAACTTAAAAGGTATTTTTAATGTACCATTTGGTAAATATAAAAAGCCTTATTTTCCTGAAAAGGAAATGTACTTTTTTGCTGAAAAAGCACAGCAAGCGACGTTTACATGCTTAGGCTACGATAACGTATTTAAACTGGTTCCTAATAACGCGGTTATTTATTGCGATCCACCCTATGTCCCTTTGAGTAAAACGGCTTCGTTTACTTCTTATGCTAAGGGCGGGTTTAATTTAGATGATCAGGCTAATTTAGCTAATTTGGCAGAAAAAGCGGCGTTTGAAAATAACACCCCAGTGCTTATTTCAAATCACGATACAGTATGGACACGGAAAATATACAGCCAAGCATCACTTGATCAAATTCAAGTAAAAAGGACGATAAGCCCTAAGGGCGGAACTCGTAATAAAGTAGGCGAGTTAATGGCTATGTACTTACCACTAAAACAACCACAGCGTAAATTGAAAGCGCAAAAGCGATAAATAGTATTATCGCAATAGCAATGATTGAGGAAATAGAGTGTTCTTGAAAATCTGCGCGGCGCTTTTGTTCTGATTGAACACCAAAAAATGCGGCTAGCACACTTTGCAACGCGCTAATAAAGTGCCGCATTGTCTAGAATAAAGGCTTTAAAGAAGGTGCTTTCTTGCTGTCGTCTGAGCTTGTTAATAACTCTAGTAAATCTAGGTAGTGAAACTGAGCACTGCGGCTATCGCCAGTGATCCAAGAAAACCAAGAAGAGTCTTCTTCAAGTACGTGTAAACAGGGTTTATTTGTGTTTATTTCGTGTGTTAATTGCGGAGCACAATTACTGACCGAGCTTAACTCTTGCCCTGAACTTGGCGTAAAACTTACTACCCCAACAACTAATAATGCAGATGCAATTAATATCCCAATTTTAAAAGCGCGCATGGTTTAAACCTAATGTTTTGTTACTTTTTTAAGCATAACAAAAACTGTTCAAATAACAAACTTTTTTCTAATAAAGACGATTAATTAAATGTAAAAATAATCACGTAACCACTTTAAAAACAGCAGGTTTACGCCTTAGTTGCTTGGGTAACGTCATCAATTGAGTTACATTAACGTAATATTTTACTCATTGGTGAATCTGCTATGTTTAGCCCAGAACAAAAATACTTAATTGCCCCATCAATTCTTTCAGCTGATTTTGCAAAGCTTGGTGAAGATGTTGATAGCGTTTTAGCCGCAGGTGCAGATGTAGTGCATTTTGATGTAATGGATAATCACTATGTACCTAATTTAACGATTGGACCTATGGTGTGTAAAGCACTAAGGGACTACGGTATCACCGCGCCAATTGATGTGCATTTAATGGTTAAGCCTGTTGATAGCATCATTCCACAATTTGCAGAGGCGGGGGCTTCAATAATTACTTTTCACCCAGAGGCGAGTGAGCATATTGA
This DNA window, taken from Pseudoalteromonas marina, encodes the following:
- a CDS encoding SPOR domain-containing protein, with protein sequence MQSQILPSRAALVDRIALQFEYGQNLIVLLGTSGLGKSYLLETFITDKYNDFNKAFVQSSAKLTDAQLMSDLLEQSFNNPLVDHNLSLSENFYQLLNQQQPGSCLWVIDGGRHLSEEFLIELELLAKNSPITLYIMIASAAKLPVEHAVEIHLERLPLHESKQLMGWYFEKLPHDEDPVFQAFLAEANGNPNLLLAWQQDEYVADIKVKDKVSWRVHLLVLMLLIMFLIIGLLYKSDMSDWWQKHYEQGTIEVDSTAIPVSQITAPSTFEDNTASITDISAETSAKQSEQPNVELQSTNDIPAIMQSLSAGSQENNSTSSNSLLEDEPVEEFVEARQTSTGADESPVQLPINEASAWYSQQNDSNTVIQLLAVTQKQVVDDFIEQYALQLTAYTYQTQRNGKTWWVVTTGSFTSMNDAQQGMKKLPASILKNKPFYKKISKIKQEIARVDQ
- a CDS encoding DUF2970 domain-containing protein, which codes for MRHFISALQSVLAAFFGVQSEQKRRADFQEHSISSIIAIAIILFIAFALSIYAVVVLVVST
- a CDS encoding Dam family site-specific DNA-(adenine-N6)-methyltransferase — encoded protein: MQQKSRAFLKWAGGKYSLVDDINARLNQASSHADTLVEPFVGAGSVFLNSDFKHYILNDINADLINLYKELRNSPDEFISDAKKLFVDLNNHPDAYYEYRVQFNQSRDVYERSMLFLYMNRFGYNGLCRYNLKGIFNVPFGKYKKPYFPEKEMYFFAEKAQQATFTCLGYDNVFKLVPNNAVIYCDPPYVPLSKTASFTSYAKGGFNLDDQANLANLAEKAAFENNTPVLISNHDTVWTRKIYSQASLDQIQVKRTISPKGGTRNKVGELMAMYLPLKQPQRKLKAQKR